In the Paenibacillus sp. FSL H7-0357 genome, one interval contains:
- a CDS encoding alpha-ketoacid dehydrogenase subunit beta: MAQMNMKEAIRDAMRVELNRDPNVLIFGEDVGNVGGVFRVTEGLQKEFGEDRVFDTPLAESAIGGLAFGLGVQGFRPIAEIQFVGFIFEALDQIVVQAARLRWRSGGRFNAPVVFRTPFGGGVKAAELHTDSLEGLIAQSPGIKVVIPSNPYDAKGLLIASIRDNDPVFFMEHLNLYHAFRAEVPEGEYTVELGKANVVREGSDVTIISYGLMVHTATKAADQLEKEGIKAEIIDLRTVSPIDIDTIVASVKKTNRAIVVQEAQKSSGVAAEVIAQINEKAILHLEAPVLRVAGPDTIYPFAQIEDSWIPTPARVVAAVKKVMEF, from the coding sequence ATGGCACAAATGAATATGAAAGAAGCAATTCGTGACGCAATGCGCGTTGAACTGAACCGTGACCCTAACGTTCTTATCTTCGGTGAGGATGTAGGGAATGTAGGGGGCGTCTTCCGTGTAACGGAAGGGCTGCAAAAAGAATTTGGCGAAGATCGTGTTTTCGATACTCCGCTTGCTGAATCCGCCATCGGCGGTCTGGCTTTTGGTCTGGGCGTGCAAGGATTCCGTCCGATCGCTGAAATCCAGTTTGTTGGTTTCATCTTTGAAGCACTCGATCAAATCGTCGTTCAGGCTGCACGCCTGCGCTGGCGTTCCGGGGGCAGATTCAATGCTCCTGTAGTATTCCGTACTCCATTTGGCGGCGGCGTAAAAGCGGCTGAACTGCATACCGATTCACTCGAAGGCCTGATCGCTCAAAGCCCGGGGATCAAAGTGGTTATTCCTTCCAATCCCTACGATGCAAAGGGACTTCTGATTGCCTCGATCCGTGACAATGACCCGGTATTCTTCATGGAGCACTTGAACCTGTACCATGCATTCCGTGCAGAAGTGCCTGAAGGTGAATATACCGTCGAGCTGGGCAAAGCAAATGTTGTCCGCGAAGGTTCGGATGTTACAATTATCTCTTACGGTCTAATGGTACATACTGCTACCAAAGCGGCCGATCAGCTGGAAAAGGAAGGCATCAAGGCTGAAATTATCGATCTGCGTACGGTTAGCCCGATTGATATTGATACCATCGTTGCTTCTGTGAAGAAGACAAACCGTGCGATCGTTGTGCAAGAAGCGCAAAAGAGCTCCGGTGTGGCTGCAGAGGTAATCGCACAAATCAATGAAAAAGCTATTCTTCATCTGGAAGCGCCAGTGCTTCGTGTTGCCGGTCCGGACACCATTTATCCGTTCGCGCAAATCGAGGATAGTTGGATTCCTACACCAGCACGCGTAGTTGCAGCTGTTAAGAAAGTTATGGAATTCTAA
- a CDS encoding C40 family peptidase, whose amino-acid sequence MKKQQWFKQAIVVGMCTTIGLSTLMVTGAGTAPVAAASVTSSSTGQKVVNFGKNYMGTRYQFGASTSTTRYFDCSSFTKYIFAKYGVNLPRTSAAQSKVGTYVSKANLRVGDLVFFSSGSRANGRNVTHVAVYAGNGKILHTYGSPGVTISDLNSGNWKRTYLKARRVL is encoded by the coding sequence ATGAAAAAGCAACAATGGTTTAAGCAAGCAATCGTCGTAGGAATGTGCACCACAATTGGCCTGAGTACACTAATGGTTACAGGAGCCGGCACAGCACCCGTTGCTGCTGCATCCGTGACGTCGTCCTCTACTGGACAAAAGGTTGTTAATTTCGGCAAAAACTATATGGGTACCCGTTATCAGTTCGGCGCATCCACTTCTACTACCAGATATTTTGACTGCTCTTCCTTTACCAAATACATTTTCGCCAAATATGGCGTCAATCTGCCGCGCACATCTGCAGCGCAATCGAAAGTCGGAACCTATGTTTCCAAAGCTAACCTTCGTGTAGGCGATCTGGTGTTTTTCTCCAGCGGCAGCAGAGCTAACGGCAGAAACGTAACTCACGTAGCTGTATATGCAGGAAATGGCAAGATTCTTCACACTTATGGCTCACCGGGTGTAACGATTTCGGATTTGAACTCCGGAAACTGGAAAAGAACCTACCTTAAAGCCCGTCGCGTACTGTAG
- the pdhA gene encoding pyruvate dehydrogenase (acetyl-transferring) E1 component subunit alpha: MTRVPYEVYTEDVEALSVLSPDGEVINKDKMPTLTDDQLKEIMYRMVFTRTWDDRAVNLGRQGRLGFYAPVSGQEATMVGSEYALQKEDFVCPGYRDIPQLVWHGLPLYQAFLYSRGHQHGGEIPEGVNVLMPQIIIGAQILHATGIAMGFKLKKQQNVAITYTGDGGSSEGDFYEGLNFAGRFKLPVIFFVQNNGYAITTPFAKQTAAKSIAHKAVAAGIPGIKIDGMDVFAVISAVQEAAERARKGEGATLIEAVTYRFRPHSLSDDASKYRSKEEEGQWNEKDPIARLAKYLEKKGLWTEEDTLRVREEAKATVNEQIKKAEQTEKMTVPGLIDSMFEVTPKHLEEQKADFE, from the coding sequence ATGACTAGAGTTCCTTATGAAGTGTATACAGAGGACGTAGAGGCCCTTTCGGTACTTTCCCCGGATGGAGAAGTTATCAACAAGGATAAGATGCCTACACTTACCGATGATCAACTGAAAGAAATCATGTATCGTATGGTATTTACCCGTACTTGGGATGACCGTGCGGTCAACTTGGGTCGTCAAGGCCGCCTGGGATTCTACGCGCCGGTATCCGGACAAGAAGCAACCATGGTGGGCAGTGAATACGCCCTGCAGAAAGAAGATTTCGTATGCCCTGGCTACCGTGACATTCCGCAGTTGGTATGGCATGGACTTCCATTATACCAGGCTTTCTTATATTCCCGCGGCCATCAACATGGCGGTGAGATTCCTGAAGGTGTAAATGTTCTTATGCCTCAGATTATCATCGGTGCACAAATTCTGCACGCTACCGGAATTGCAATGGGCTTCAAATTGAAGAAACAACAAAACGTTGCTATTACTTACACTGGTGACGGCGGTTCTTCCGAAGGCGACTTCTATGAAGGTCTTAACTTTGCCGGACGCTTCAAATTGCCGGTAATCTTCTTTGTTCAAAATAACGGCTATGCGATTACGACTCCGTTCGCGAAGCAAACGGCTGCCAAATCCATTGCACATAAAGCAGTAGCAGCTGGTATTCCCGGTATTAAGATCGACGGCATGGACGTCTTTGCAGTAATCTCCGCGGTGCAGGAAGCTGCAGAACGCGCACGCAAAGGCGAAGGAGCTACGCTGATTGAAGCTGTGACTTACCGTTTCCGTCCGCATTCCCTTTCCGATGACGCCAGCAAATACCGTTCCAAAGAAGAAGAAGGACAATGGAACGAGAAGGATCCGATTGCCCGTCTTGCCAAGTATTTGGAGAAGAAAGGCCTCTGGACCGAAGAAGATACGCTGCGCGTAAGAGAAGAAGCGAAAGCGACTGTTAACGAGCAGATTAAAAAAGCAGAGCAAACCGAAAAAATGACCGTTCCTGGCTTGATCGACAGCATGTTCGAGGTAACTCCGAAACATCTGGAAGAACAAAAAGCCGATTTTGAATAA
- a CDS encoding low molecular weight protein-tyrosine-phosphatase codes for MVSVLFVCLGNICRSPMAEAVLRHKIGERKLSDRISVDSAGTGDWHIGKAPHEGTRRILDQWGISYENMTARLVSSGDFEKFQYIVCMDKSNGENVRKLPGGKDAELLFFMDLLPDEELREVPDPYFTGNFEQVYDLISAGCDVLLERIIAEKL; via the coding sequence ATCGTAAGTGTATTATTCGTTTGTCTGGGCAATATTTGCCGCTCGCCTATGGCAGAAGCGGTGCTCCGCCATAAAATTGGTGAACGCAAGCTATCCGATAGAATCTCGGTGGATTCTGCCGGTACTGGTGACTGGCATATCGGCAAAGCACCGCATGAAGGAACCCGCCGTATTCTCGATCAGTGGGGAATCAGCTATGAGAATATGACAGCTCGCCTGGTTAGCAGCGGTGATTTTGAAAAGTTTCAATATATAGTGTGCATGGACAAATCAAATGGGGAGAATGTCCGCAAGCTTCCCGGGGGGAAGGACGCGGAGCTGCTGTTCTTCATGGATTTGCTGCCGGATGAAGAGCTGCGCGAGGTACCAGACCCTTATTTCACCGGTAACTTCGAGCAGGTCTATGATCTGATCAGTGCCGGCTGCGATGTACTGCTGGAGCGGATTATTGCGGAGAAGCTCTAG
- a CDS encoding thiamine diphosphokinase: protein MPSKRVVIFAGGELSEEFLLLLDEEDFIIGADRGALFLISHGYTPDIAVGDFDSVSPEALQQIEAGSKKTITCDPVDKDLTDSEMALELALNTQPESILLIGVTGTRMDHTLAGIQMMTRALQRQVSCSVMDTHNYITLTGSQALVHERGYTYVSLLPLTPEVTGITLQGFQYPLTDATLKLGQSLAVSNRLIEECGTVTIESGLLLIIQSKD from the coding sequence TTGCCATCCAAACGTGTTGTTATTTTTGCCGGCGGCGAGCTGTCAGAGGAGTTTTTACTACTATTAGATGAAGAAGATTTTATTATCGGTGCTGACCGTGGCGCCTTGTTTCTAATATCCCATGGGTATACACCCGACATTGCCGTTGGCGATTTCGACTCTGTCTCCCCAGAAGCACTGCAGCAGATTGAGGCAGGAAGCAAAAAAACCATCACCTGCGACCCTGTGGACAAGGACTTGACCGACAGCGAGATGGCGCTTGAGCTTGCACTCAACACCCAGCCCGAGTCGATTCTGCTGATCGGTGTGACCGGCACGCGGATGGACCATACTCTGGCCGGGATCCAGATGATGACAAGAGCACTGCAGCGGCAGGTAAGCTGCTCTGTGATGGATACTCATAATTATATCACCCTGACCGGTTCGCAGGCGCTGGTGCATGAGCGGGGGTATACTTATGTCTCTTTACTCCCTCTGACTCCTGAAGTTACAGGGATTACACTTCAAGGTTTCCAATACCCGCTTACCGATGCCACGCTTAAGCTTGGCCAGTCTCTTGCCGTAAGCAACCGTCTGATAGAGGAGTGCGGAACAGTTACTATTGAGAGCGGTCTGCTGCTGATTATTCAGAGTAAAGATTGA
- a CDS encoding alpha/beta hydrolase encodes MSEPVFLKRTIVKQTLWSEFLQEERRLRIYLPPGYNEVLSYPVVYCQDGEEFFNFGRIATLAGQLIVEEDVEPFIIVGVEVNVPVRTQEYAPFGSRFKQYLSCFAEEIIPFIEHNYPVRRTPDERIIAGDSLGGSVSLHLALAYPGLFTRVLSLSGAYYPESREIIAQEEDLSWLTINMVVGLQETEYQTDTGVYDFVQMNRDTKALLESRGATVSYREKDGRHLWGFWQKELPESLLYFFNS; translated from the coding sequence ATGAGCGAACCTGTTTTTCTGAAACGTACAATTGTTAAGCAAACATTATGGAGTGAATTTCTCCAGGAAGAACGCAGGCTGCGCATTTATCTCCCCCCCGGTTATAACGAAGTCCTCAGTTATCCGGTAGTGTACTGCCAGGATGGTGAGGAGTTCTTCAACTTCGGCCGCATCGCTACTCTTGCCGGGCAGCTGATTGTGGAAGAAGATGTGGAACCTTTCATTATTGTTGGCGTGGAAGTAAATGTCCCCGTGCGGACACAGGAGTATGCCCCCTTTGGCAGCAGGTTCAAGCAATACCTGTCTTGCTTTGCCGAAGAGATTATTCCCTTCATTGAACATAATTATCCGGTTCGCCGCACCCCTGATGAGCGGATCATCGCCGGAGACTCCTTGGGCGGCAGTGTTTCTCTGCATTTGGCACTGGCATATCCCGGGCTTTTCACCCGTGTCCTTAGTCTTTCCGGTGCATATTATCCGGAGTCACGTGAAATCATTGCGCAGGAAGAGGACCTCTCCTGGCTTACTATTAATATGGTAGTAGGACTGCAAGAAACTGAATACCAGACGGATACCGGAGTTTACGATTTCGTGCAGATGAACAGGGATACCAAGGCTTTGCTGGAATCGCGGGGCGCTACAGTATCCTACCGCGAAAAAGACGGGCGTCATCTCTGGGGATTTTGGCAAAAAGAGCTCCCAGAATCATTACTCTATTTCTTTAACTCATGA